From the genome of Acinetobacter sp. TR3:
TCTCCGAAAGCAAATTGAACAGCTAAAGCCCAAGTTAAGTGGCTGTGCGGTGCGGACATGCGAGTAGCTTACATCCTCACGGTCCGCTGAAACGCCTAGTTAGGCAGCGTAGCCGCCAGTGCTCAGACCTTTGATGTGAAGATGTCCTTGTGATTGTCGTCATAGACGACTGCGCCGGGCAGTGTTTCAAGGAACTGGTACATGCAGATGGCAAAGTCATCGAAGTCGGAGTTGGGATCATCCGCAAAGGTAGTTCGCACTTCCCCAGCCAGTAAGTCAATTGGAAACGTTCGGCCAACAACCTTTTGAACATACTCGACGCTTTCCACGACGCTTGGGTCGTCGATGTAGCCCACAAGAATGAAGTAATCATCTATTGCAATCCGTAGATCGGCTGGGACGCCGAATGGCTTCCAGTCCTCAGAGAATCGGACATTCGGCCACTTGCCGCAGTACTCCCTGACCTTGTCAAAGATCTCTTCCCGACTATACGGTCGGCTTGGGAACAGAAATGTGTTGATGGTGTGCATCGCCATAGACTCTCAAACTGATTAACTATTAAACTAACCGGCAACAACCCACAACAAAATTAACATGTGCGAGGTTGCCAAAATTATCAAAAATTACGCCGTAAGAGGCTGGGTTGTTGTCCGGTTGAGTGACAAGTTAGCTGTACCTTACTCAACCCGCCAAGACAATTCAATCGGCCAATAATTTGACTGCTGAATTTTCTCAAGCGGAGGACTTAGCATAGGTACGTTAAACAGTACAGACCAATAAACATTGGAATCGTTCTCAAAGACATACTCTAAGTAAACTCTATAGACAGTTGCTGCGACACCAGTAATCTCGATACTAAAGAGTTGTGGGCCTCCATCAAAGCAAGGCTTATTTAGATCAAGGTATTGTGCCATTAGATTCTTGGATTTATCTTTCAGAGTTTCTATGTCATCAACAACTTTTTGGAAAAAGACCGAGTCCAGTTCAGTAAGCTCTGGATGCTGTGATCGGATTGAAACATCAAGCTCTCCATCATAGTTCTTTTCGTAATACGCTGTTGTCATGAAAGCATCCCTGTTGTGTAGCTAACGTAGAGGTCACCGGTGCTGCGCGGCTTTATCGCGCAGCGTCCGGTGGACCGCCGGGTTATGCGCGGCGGAATGTTGTTGAATGGCGTGGATGAATTTCTTGCGCCATTGTTGCCAACCACGATGAACGTAAGTGGCGAAGAATGCGTAGGGATGCCCCCTGACGTTCTGTCCCTCAAGTACTTGCCTAAGCATGTCGAGGTGCTCTGCATTCCAAGCCCACAGCGTTCTTCCACCGACGGAGACTTGGTGGTACGGAGCAGGCAGTTGAGCGTAATGTTGATTGACCAGGCGCAGGAAACAATTTGTGCAGCGGATTGAAAATATGGGTTCATCCCAAGATGGAGACGTGTCTCCAACGATTAGAGTGCCCTGATCGTAGAGCGGCTCGGTGGCGACAGCGCATCCGCCACAACTGGGGCAGACAACTTCAATTTTCGTTGGGCGTTGCTCATGGTCGTAACGCACGTGACTACTCCCACCGCCAGTGCGGGATGACTTCCTTGGTTTCCGTTCAGTGGGTAGACGCATAACTACTCTTATGCGGCAGAAGTGACATATAAGATTCCAAAATCTGCCTCATAAGATACCTATTTTGATTAAAAATAAAACGTGAAAATATTGATTCGTGTTGAATTGAAACTATCATGAGGCAAACAAGGCGTCAACGATCATAATTTCTTAATTTGGTGAGGTAGCGAATACAAACATATGTGTTATCGAACTGAACAGACATAATGTTTACGCACTGTATCAATTTCACATCACCTACATTCTTTTCTTGAACTTGACGATAAGCTATAAAACTTGAATTGCAACATTATTGCCAAAAGGATAAAAGATGATGAAAAAAGTACCTGCACTATATTTAGCGACTGCACTGATCGCATCGTCTTCTCTCTGGGCAGCCGAAACAAATACAAATACAGCGAATACAAATGCTGCAACGGCTGAAAAAACACTTCCTTATGGTGATAACCCTAGTCTCGGTCGAGTATTGCTATATAAAACAGGTAAAGGGCTACAAAACTTAGGTGATTCAATTCAAGGTGCATCTGAAAACACCTCACAAAAAATGAGTGAGAGATGGAAAAACACCAAAGAATATACAGCTGAACAATCTGGAATCGTTCAGGAACAAACACAAAAAGCCAAACAATACACTGCTAAAAAATGGCAAGACACCAAAGATGCTGTAGTGGGTACAAATGATGGACATGTTCCCATTGAACGAGCTGAACTTAGTCAGCCATCATCGAATTAAATAAAAAAACCTCTAATTTAACGTTAGAGGTTTTTTATTGATGAGAGGTATTTAAGCTGTTTCAGTTTCGAGCTTAACCTGACGATCAATCACATATTCATTTAAATTAAAATGACTGAGTTGCTGACGCATCTTAAACGTCGTCCACGGCCATACCGTACTGTTACGCCCATTTCGATCAATGAAATAACTCTGACAGCCCCCTTTGTTCCAAACCGTCGTTTGTAAAGCCTCTTGCACGCGTTGATTAAAATCAGCCATACGCACAGGATCGGGTTCTATGGTTTTGATATTTTTTTGAATCGCTTGTTTTAATGCGTCCATAATATAAGTGAGCTGCGCTTCAATAATGATAAAAGCAGAAGAACTCACCGCAATATTCGGTCCAAACATCAAAAAGCCATTCGGGCAATCTGCCACCATCGTTCCCATATAACCTTCTGGACTGCCCTGCCACACATCAGACATACTCTGCCCATAACGGTTATAGACACGCTGCGCAATTGGCGGTTCAGCCACTTCAAAACCTGTCCCAAGAATAATGACATCGGCTTCAAAGGTTGAGCCATCACTGGCAATCAACTGCTTGCCTTTCACTTCACTCAATGCCCCTGCGACAACATTGACGTTGTTTTGAGCTAGGGCTGGATACCATTCATTAGATTGCAAAATGCGTTTACAGCCGATCACATAATTTGGCGTCACTTTAGCGCGTAACTCAGGGGCTTTGATGCCCTGTTTAATATGAAATTCAGCAATACGCTGTACTTGCCGCATCGCAGCATTACTTTGTAAACCACCATTTAAGGTTTCAAAGATGCCATAGACTGATCCACGCATCACCGACTGAGTGACAGGAATATATTTAAATAAGGTTTGAACAGCACTTGGGAGTGGCATATCCGATTTAGGTAAAATCCAATGCGGTGTGCGTTGAAACACAGTGAGTTCTTTGACCAACGGCTGAATTTGTGGCACAAACTGAATTGCGGAAGCACCTGTGCCAATGACTGCAACACGTTTGCCTGTTAAGTCCACATCATGTCGCCAACGCGATGAATGGAAAATCTCACCCTTAAAATCTTTTAAGAACCTATCCAATATTAATTTCAGGTGGTGTTTCAAAATGTATGCTGATCATTTTAACATCACTATACAAAACTGTGGTTAATGTAAAAGAATCCAAGATTAAAAGCTTTTACATGATTCAATACCTTCTTCGAAAAACAGCATGTTCTTCTTACTGCTCGCCTTATGCGGTGTCTTAATTGGCAGTTGTTTCCTTCTATCCCGACTGTATAATATTTCCCTTCTTGGTCCGGCTTAAAAATTTTGATGAAACTTTCCCAATGATCACTCGATATACAATCATAAGTAATACCCAGTTCTTCTAAACGGTTTTTTAGCCTTTGTGCTGTATGAGCATCTCTTCCTCCCCATACAAAAGCCACTATTTCTCCGCTACTTCTATCATAGACGTACTGTAGCCAATGCTTATCTTTCTTGTTGCCTACAAATGTCCAAAATTCATCAACTTCCAAGCATTTATAATGAGTTCTTTGAGGAATTACTTCATGATTTGATTGTGTAAGCGTTTTAAGTATCTTGCCAATACTAAACCTCGTAATCTTTGCAATATCCCGAATGCCACAACATCGCACAAGCATAAGCAAAATCAATTTGACCGCTTTTGAATGACAGCCTAAATACGTCAAATTATGGTCACCCACAAACTGCCTATTACATTCTTTACAACGATAGTTTTGCTTACCATCGTGTTTAATGCCATTCTTCTTTATACTTGTACTCTGGCATCGAGGACAATGAAGTTCTATTTCGATTTTCACACATTTAAATATAGCTGAATTGTTCCTCGTTGCCTCCTTTTCTTATGAGCATACTTTTTAGAACACCACCTAATTTCATTCTTTTTTGGCAATTGGAAAAATAATTTGTTAAATTCTCCCCCATGAGAAAACCATATCCCAGCGACATTAGTCGAGAAGCCTTTAAAGAAATTAAACCGTTACTATTGAGCGGAAGAAAACAAACACGTCCAAGAGTCGTTGATGTCTATGAAGTGTTTTGCGCCTTGCTCTATATTCTAAAAAGTGGATGTCAATGGAGTATGCTTCCTCGAGACTTTCCACCTAAAAGCACTGTGCATTATTACTTCTCAATTTGGAATAGAAAACCATCAGAAACTGAACCTAGCATACTTGAGCAAGCTTTAAAAAAATGTGGTTGGCGAGGCCCGTATCAACAATGGACGGAAAGAACAAACGAGCTTTATCATCATTGATTCACAAAGTGTAAAAAACACAGATACCGCACGTAATAAAGGCTATGACGCTGGTAAAAGAGTTTCAGGGATTAAAAGACATATCATTGTTGATACTCAAGGTCTGCCTCATGGAATATTTATTACGACAGCAGATAAAACAGATCGTCAAGGTGCATTAGATGCCATAACTTTACATAGAGACACCTTACAAAATGTAGAGGTTGTACTTGTTGATGGTGGTTATACAGGCGAACCCTTTTCTTTGGCTGTTAATGATTTAATCAGAGCGCGAGTTGAAGTTGCTAAACGAAGTGAATTACATAAATTTGCAGTCATACCACAACGCTGGGTTGTGGAAAGATCATTTGCTTGGTTAGAAAAATGTAGAAGGCTTTGGAAAAACTGTGAAAAGCACCTAAATACGAGCCTTCAGTTCATTAATTTAGCCTTTTTAAGGCTACTTTTGCATAGAAAATATTCTGGATAGGTTCTAAGCCTTGAATGTTTGGAATGATAGGCTCATGCATTGGGCCACATGCCATAATCGCAAATTGTGAATGTAATTCGCCTTGATTGGTTTTAATAATCCAGCACTGTTTTGCATCTGACCAAGTTGCTGCAAGGGCTTCATGTTGAAAACGGACATGCGGTAATACTTGGTATTTTTGTGCCGTATTTTGCAGATATTGTTTGATTTCAGCTTGCCCTGCAAAGACACGACTCCATGTAGGATTGGGTTCGAAAGAATACGAATATAGTGCAGATGGAACATCACAAGCACAGCCCGGATAGGTATTTTCACGCCATACCCCGCCTAATTCATCGGCTTTTTCCAACAAAATAAAATCTTGGATACCTGCTTGTTTTAATTTAATGGCTGCGCCTAAACCCGCAAAACCACCACCAATCACAATCACTCGATAAAATGGCACAGTCT
Proteins encoded in this window:
- a CDS encoding IS1 family transposase encodes the protein MKIEIELHCPRCQSTSIKKNGIKHDGKQNYRCKECNRQFVGDHNLTYLGCHSKAVKLILLMLVRCCGIRDIAKITRFSIGKILKTLTQSNHEVIPQRTHYKCLEVDEFWTFVGNKKDKHWLQYVYDRSSGEIVAFVWGGRDAHTAQRLKNRLEELGITYDCISSDHWESFIKIFKPDQEGKYYTVGIEGNNCQLRHRIRRAVRRTCCFSKKVLNHVKAFNLGFFYINHSFV
- a CDS encoding IS5 family transposase (programmed frameshift), which produces MRKPYPSDISREAFKEIKPLLLSGRKQTRPRVVDVYEVFCALLYILKSGCQWSMLPRDFPPKSTVHYYFSIWNRKPSETEPSILEQALKNVVGEARINNGRKEQTSFIIIDSQSVKNTDTARNKGYDAGKRVSGIKRHIIVDTQGLPHGIFITTADKTDRQGALDAITLHRDTLQNVEVVLVDGGYTGEPFSLAVNDLIRARVEVAKRSELHKFAVIPQRWVVERSFAWLEKCRRLWKNCEKHLNTSLQFINLAFLRLLLHRKYSG